Genomic segment of Bacillota bacterium:
CTAGATGAGGCCTTCGCTGGGGTAGACGATACCAATATTCGCGACATGTTTGGGCTAATGGAGCAGCTGGGCTTGGATTACATCATTAACTCCCAGGCTCTATGGGGTGATTACGACACAACCGGCAGACTAGCTATTAGCGAATTAGTGCGCCCGAAGAACGCACCCTGCGTTACAGTGGTGCCATATCTGTGGGATGGCTCTGTGAAGCGGATGATGCCACCGGGGGGCGGTGACCTGGTTGAGTGACTCAGCGCTACTCCTGCAGCAGGCAGTTAAGTACTTTTCGTCTCCTGGTTTTAAGCGACTTATGACTGCCATGGCTGAGCGTTACAGGTCGCTAGGGCGCATAGGGGGCAGCATAAAACTTGAACAGCTGGTAGCGGAAGAGCAGCAAGCCCTATCTGGCGTGCTAGGGAAGGACTTGCAGAGCCATGCTGCAGTTAGCGTCAAACTTAGTGAGTTCCAGAAGGCTCTAGACCAGACTCGATTTGCTGGTTTAGACATGGTGGAGGTGCTGCAGGGAGTTACTGGGGCCTTACTGCGCCCGGTGGGGGAAGAACGGCGAGAGTTTGCCAAAGAACAGAATCGTTTTTTCGCCTCACTTAGGGCAGACTTCACGCACCCTCGCGCCCAAGCTTGGCTGAGTGGAGTCGAGCAGCAAGTAGCCAGCGCACGTGCAGTTTACACGGCGTATAGGGAAGATCGCCTGCAGCTGCGTGTGGACCTAGAAGAGGTGCTTACTGCCTTAAGTAACCTGCCAGTTGACGCAGGAGTTGTGAAACGACTGCCTGTCTGGGCAGTGGATGTTACAGGGGACCCGCACGCCTTTGATGTTGAGACTACTAAAGGACGATACCTACTAAGCGCACTGAAGTTCTTTCGGGAGCAGACCGACGATGGCATGGAAGAGTGCGGAGGCACAGATGCCCCTGCGTTTTTGTTGGAGGCAGTTGGCATCGTGCGTGACGACATCCTTAGTTTTGTGACATGTTACGGGCTTTACGCTGAAGATAGCAACGGCCCGCTTAACTCATGGCGAGCAGCAGTAGCTGAAGGAGCCGTACTGAATGTACCAGTGCGCGAAGCGGCCAAACTTCGCAAGGTGACTCCCGCACACGACCATTGTCTGGTGTTTGCGGTTGAGAACTCAGGCGTTTTTTCCTACCTTATGGATAATCTCCCGCACCTAGCTCCGCCGCTCATCTGCACACATGGCCAGCCAAAGTTAGCGAGCTACTT
This window contains:
- a CDS encoding TIGR02679 family protein, whose amino-acid sequence is MSDSALLLQQAVKYFSSPGFKRLMTAMAERYRSLGRIGGSIKLEQLVAEEQQALSGVLGKDLQSHAAVSVKLSEFQKALDQTRFAGLDMVEVLQGVTGALLRPVGEERREFAKEQNRFFASLRADFTHPRAQAWLSGVEQQVASARAVYTAYREDRLQLRVDLEEVLTALSNLPVDAGVVKRLPVWAVDVTGDPHAFDVETTKGRYLLSALKFFREQTDDGMEECGGTDAPAFLLEAVGIVRDDILSFVTCYGLYAEDSNGPLNSWRAAVAEGAVLNVPVREAAKLRKVTPAHDHCLVFAVENSGVFSYLMDNLPHLAPPLICTHGQPKLASYLVFDKLVESGATIYYSGDYDPEGLLMAQRLSDRYPGQVRPWRFGLDDYKGAVSQIAVSAKRLGQLLRVTSPDLLEVKEQLMRDGRAGYQEKILPSLLKDMQQFSGTK